One genomic segment of Methanothermococcus okinawensis IH1 includes these proteins:
- a CDS encoding ZPR1 zinc finger domain-containing protein produces METKSVNVIDCPICGAKNSLKIITNELDIPYFGKVIETTMICDKCKYRKSDILPVEVKEPKRFILKICGEEDLNKRVIKSSTGYIKIPELGFEVKPGPASQGYISNVEGVLNRLEDSLKTLIKWTETNEEKKKAEEIMEKIEDIKNGKETATLIIEDPLGHSAIIGDGVKEETLTEEEVNLLNSINVIFMDKNELSNKNNKII; encoded by the coding sequence ATGGAAACTAAATCTGTAAATGTCATAGACTGTCCCATATGTGGTGCTAAAAATTCATTGAAAATTATAACAAATGAATTGGATATTCCATATTTTGGCAAGGTTATTGAAACTACTATGATATGTGATAAATGTAAATATAGAAAAAGTGATATACTGCCTGTGGAGGTTAAAGAACCAAAAAGGTTTATTTTAAAAATATGTGGGGAAGAAGACCTAAATAAAAGGGTTATAAAAAGCTCCACAGGTTATATAAAAATACCAGAATTGGGTTTTGAGGTTAAACCAGGCCCTGCTTCACAGGGCTATATTTCAAATGTTGAAGGGGTATTAAATCGTCTTGAAGATTCCCTAAAAACCCTGATTAAGTGGACAGAAACTAATGAGGAAAAGAAAAAAGCAGAAGAAATAATGGAAAAAATTGAAGATATCAAAAATGGTAAAGAAACTGCAACACTCATAATTGAAGACCCACTTGGGCATAGTGCTATAATTGGAGATGGTGTCAAAGAGGAAACCCTAACAGAAGAGGAAGTCAATTTATTGAACAGTATTAATGTTATATTTATGGATAAAAATGAATTAAGTAATAAAAATAATAAAATTATATAA
- the ehaA gene encoding energy-converting NiFe hydrogenase A subunit EhaA has protein sequence MNSLLIYLYSSSVISSLIIGALIRLPLKPDMDSFEGNVLFPNIFVALGLTAITNFLFNINMDIISYLIAGIVIGIISALFSKYANRIFPGVDYATH, from the coding sequence ATGAATTCATTATTAATTTATTTGTATAGTAGCTCAGTGATTTCTTCACTAATCATCGGAGCTCTGATAAGATTACCTTTAAAACCAGATATGGATTCTTTTGAAGGTAATGTTCTATTCCCAAATATATTTGTTGCTTTGGGATTAACGGCAATTACCAACTTCTTATTCAATATAAATATGGATATTATTTCATACCTGATTGCAGGTATTGTAATTGGCATAATTTCTGCTTTATTTTCAAAATATGCAAATAGGATATTCCCAGGTGTTGATTATGCTACTCATTGA
- a CDS encoding DUF2109 domain-containing protein, whose translation MDIVTLSIGIVAVIVGLRVFLTRSRALKLPYICCLNFCIAALIVLYVKSPMGAIAAIVYFIFSTVSSNAIAHTIGEMKKIEKVSK comes from the coding sequence ATGGATATTGTAACATTGTCAATAGGTATTGTCGCCGTTATTGTAGGATTGAGGGTATTCCTAACAAGAAGTAGGGCTCTGAAACTACCATACATATGTTGCCTAAACTTCTGCATAGCGGCATTAATTGTGCTATATGTAAAAAGCCCAATGGGTGCTATTGCAGCAATAGTGTATTTTATATTCTCCACGGTATCAAGTAATGCCATAGCCCACACAATTGGTGAAATGAAGAAAATTGAAAAGGTATCAAAATAA
- a CDS encoding DUF2108 domain-containing protein, with amino-acid sequence MDILPLVSILCCILGGIGVILHTDYINKIIMFAFLEAGLTGLIVSFYYLDVAMISSILEPIGTIILLLGALKYYHTQKTKKKYSSEVPILAR; translated from the coding sequence ATGGATATTTTACCATTAGTATCCATATTATGCTGTATCCTTGGTGGAATTGGTGTAATTTTGCACACCGATTATATAAATAAGATTATCATGTTTGCATTCTTGGAAGCTGGATTAACGGGATTAATCGTTTCGTTTTATTATCTGGATGTAGCCATGATTTCGTCAATATTGGAACCCATAGGAACAATCATATTATTATTGGGTGCTTTAAAATACTACCATACCCAAAAAACCAAGAAAAAATACAGTTCAGAAGTTCCAATACTTGCAAGATAA
- a CDS encoding EhaE family protein: protein MNLIILTTYIGYFLLIVGTIGAIFGPMVDDPFKRLLNMEVPSMGVSLIFLAYNETLALMTYLAVNAILMLVLVRAIIKNEEMEE from the coding sequence ATGAATCTAATCATATTGACAACATACATTGGTTATTTTCTACTAATAGTAGGAACAATTGGTGCAATATTTGGTCCAATGGTTGATGACCCATTTAAAAGGCTATTAAACATGGAAGTGCCTTCAATGGGGGTATCATTAATCTTCTTGGCATACAATGAAACGCTTGCACTTATGACTTATCTCGCAGTAAATGCCATACTTATGCTTGTGTTAGTTAGGGCAATTATCAAAAATGAGGAAATGGAGGAGTAA
- a CDS encoding EhaF family protein, producing MRKLSKIWNYMSKPEVVPRLFAGFLCLVLFVEFFAPTTFNGNQLYPKDVPQGQIFKTPLAPYDRGGAPLKKAADIKTQYPQFEPIRGKITAYLTPISIWISEKTPYFGTTIVSTPGGILDEILYYTRGFDTVLESTTLLISFIIFSWIYLNRDEVK from the coding sequence ATGAGAAAACTCAGTAAAATATGGAATTACATGTCAAAACCTGAGGTAGTTCCAAGGTTATTTGCAGGATTCCTATGTTTGGTATTATTTGTTGAGTTTTTTGCCCCTACAACATTTAATGGAAACCAACTCTATCCAAAAGATGTTCCACAGGGTCAAATATTCAAAACTCCACTTGCTCCCTATGATAGAGGAGGAGCTCCCCTTAAAAAAGCCGCAGATATTAAAACTCAATACCCACAATTTGAACCAATAAGAGGAAAAATAACGGCATATTTAACTCCAATATCAATATGGATTAGTGAAAAAACTCCCTACTTTGGAACAACCATAGTTTCTACCCCTGGGGGCATATTGGATGAGATATTATACTATACGCGAGGATTTGACACGGTGCTTGAATCTACCACATTGTTAATTTCATTTATAATATTTAGCTGGATATACCTCAATAGAGATGAGGTGAAATAA